The genomic segment GCCAACCCCTTTGAATAACCCCATCACCTGTGCCCCCTGATTCATTCGCTACCACCTCAAGACGCGCCCTGCTGACGCTCGCAGCCGCATGGGCCGGCTCCTCCTGGGCCCAAACCAGCCCTGCAGAGGCCGCACCGGCTTCTGCCGGGCTGTACCAGCCGCCACCATCGGCTCGCATCGCCTATGACGTGGATGGGCTCATAGGCGGATCGTCTTACAGCGGCAACGCGGAGTTGGTGTGGACGCGGGATAGCAAAAACTATCAAACGCAGTTGCTGATCCGCAAATTCGGACTCACGCTTCAGGCGTGGACCAGTGCGGGCAGGCTCACCGCACGCGGTTTAGAGCCCGAGACTTTCAGCAGCCAAAAAATAGGCCAAGCCGAGATATTTGCCTACTTCGAACGGGATGCAAACCGGATCCGCTTTAGCGCCGGCACTCCGAATGCCCCTTTGCAGCGCGGTGCCCAAGACCAACTCAGCGTGTTCATGCAACTGGCCAGTCTGTTGGGCGGCGCCGGTACATCTGCGACCTCGGGAAAAGCCATCGGCATGCAAGCGATTGGCGACCGGTACGCCGAACAATGGAGCTTTCACCCGTCCGCGCCGGAAACGGTGAAGCTGCCAAGCGGGGCGCTTCAGGCCATCAAGCTCACCCATGAACCCACGGCAGAGCGCAAGCAGCGCCTGGATCTCTGGTACGCGCCCACCCCGCACTATGTACCGGTGCGGATACGCATTACCGAGGCCAACGGGGATTACCTTGATTTAGTGGGGGCAAATACCCAATTCCGCTGAGGTTCGCACGCGGGCGCGTTTTTGCTGCTACTCTTGAATCGGTGCAGATGGCATCCATTTACGGTTCATCTCTCAGGTAACACCTATGCAAACGCTCTACGACTCCGATTCTTTCTCCGTCACCCACATGCTCGCCAATGGCGAGGCCGAGGGTCAGGCACCGGAAAAAACCGAGCGCTACCCCTTGGGCGTACCGAGCCTGGCGCGCCATGGCTTCGAAATTGTGGACAAACGCTCCAACAAAGAGGTGTACCTGGACGGCTCTTGGGCCGAACTCTTCCAGCAGCACATCATGGCCTGGCAAGTCAACACGCCCACCCAAGAGGAAGTGGAAGACACGCTGGAGCAATACGCCGAGCTGGCGCAAACGCCGGTGCAGATTCACTGACTCGGGACATTGCCGGCGGCTCTGCCCCGGTTGCGCGGAACTGCGACAATCGGGGGATGAGCCAGACCTATATTCTTACGTTTTCCTGCCCCGACCGCTTGGGGCTTGTCCATGCTGTTTCGGGTTTTTTGCTGGAACGCGGTGGCAACATTGAAGAAGCAGCCCAGTACAACGACCACGACACCGGCCTGTTTTTCATGCGGGTGCAGTTCAGCTGCGACTCGCTCAGTGCGGATGAGTTAAAAGCCCAGATCGGCACCTTGGGACAAACCTTGCAGCTGCAATGGAGCCTGCACACCCAGGCACAGCCGGTGCGCACCGTCATCATGGTCAGCAAGGAAGGGCATTGCCTGAACGACTTGCTGTTCCGCTGGAAGAGCGGACTGCTGCCACTCGACATCCGGGCCATCGTGTCTAACCACCGCGAGTTTTATCAACTCGCTGCCAGCTACAACGTGCCCTTCCACCACATCCCGGTGACTGCCGCTACCAAAGAGCAGGCCGAGGCTAAGCAGCTCGAGATCATCGAGGCAGAAGGCGCGGAACTGGTGGTGTTGGCCCGTTACATGCAGATCCTGAGCGACAACATGTGCCAACAACTCAATGGCCGTGCCATCAATATCCACCACAGCTTTTTGCCCAGCTTCAAGGGTGCCAAGCCGTACTACCAAGCCCATGACCGCGGCGTGAAACTGATCGGTGCAACCGCCCACTACGTGACGGCAGACTTGGACGAAGGCCCGATCATTGAGCAGGATGTGGCCCGCGTGGACCACAGCCGCACCGTAGAGGACCTGACCACGCTAGGCCGCGACACCGAAAGCCAAGTGTTGGCACGCGCGGTCAAGTGGCACAGCGAACACCGTGTGCTGCTCAACGGCCACAAGACGGTGATCTTCCGCTAACGACACCAGGAATAAAAAACGGCGGCCATGGGGCGCCGTTTTTGTTGGTGCCAACCAAAGACTTAACTGCGCAAGTGGAAGCGTCCTACTAGCTGATCCAACGACTGCGCTTGCTCATCCAGCGATTGCGCTGCAGCGGCGGCCTCTTCCACCAGCGCGGCGTTTTGCTGGGTGCTGTCATCCAACTGCGCAACCGCCCGGTTGATCTCTTCAATGCCGTGGTTCTGCTGCGCCGAAGCGCCTGAGATCTCGTCCATCACGGCACTGGTTTGCTGCACAGTCTCTGCCATTTCGCTGATGGTCTGGCCCGCCTTGCTGGCGAGTTCTGCGCCTTCAGTGACCTGGCGGGTGGACTCCTCGATCAGCGCATTGATTTCACGGGCTGCTTTGGCACTGCGTTCGGCCAGTGAGCGCACTTCCTGCGCAACCACCGCAAAGCCACGTCCTTGCTCTCCGGCGTGCGCCGCCTCGACCGCCGCATTGAGCGCCAGGATGTTGGTCTGAAAGGCGATTCCCTCAATCACACTGATGTTGCCGTGAATGGCCTGGGTGCTCTTGCTGATCTTCTCCATGGTGCTGATCACATCGGCCACCACTTCTCCCCCCAAGCGGGCGGAGCGGCTGGCATTGCCCGAGAGCTGTGCAGCTTCCGCAGCGCTCTCGGCATAGCGCCGGGTCAGCGATGCCATCTGCTCCACGTTGGTGCTGGTTTTTTCTAGGGAGGCACTTTGCTGCTCGGTGCGCTGGGACAAATCGAGGTTGCCCATGGAGATCTCGCGCGAGGCATTGGCCACTTGCTTGGAGCTGTCGGCGATGTCGCGCATGGTGTCCGAGAGCTTCATCTGCATGTCGCGCAGCGAATACAGCAGACTGTCGCTGTCTTTGGGGGCAAGCCGGATTTGCATGGTCAGGTCACCATCCGCGATACGGCTGGCAATGGACTTGGCATAGGCAGGTTCACCACCCAGCTGGCGGGACAAGCGTCCGGTAACCCAAGCGCTGATCACGAGCGACAACACGAGTAGCAACAGCATGATGCCGACGACCCACATTTGAGAAGACTGGTAAATCTGGCCTGCCATTTCAATCGTGGCCTTGGCCGACTGTGCGCGTTGCTCCACCAAGGTATCGACCAGCTTTTCCAACTTGCGGGTGTCGTTGAGCAGGCGAGCGTCCTCGGTGGGTACATCGGTACTCATCTGCAACAGATCAAGGGGCTGCTCTTTCACCAATGCAATATAGGCACGTTGGCGCTTGGTCCAGCTGCCCATGGCATCGATCAGCTGTTGGCTAGTGGCCGTGGTTTCCTCAGAATCAGACAGGCCTTTGATGATGTCCAAGCGCTTGGCAATATCCGCCAAGCTGGTTTCGATCGCAGCGCCCAAGGTGTCCCGCTCAGCTGCCGTGGTAGCCGTGAGCAGCTGTGTCTGGGCGCGGCTGGCGCGAAGAATCAGGCTACGAGCCTCCTCGGCAGCCTGACCTGCGGCGTACTCCTGCTCGTAAATCACCTTGGTGGAGGCGTTCAAGCGTCCCATCTGGAACAGAGAGAACACCCCAATCACCACCGCGCCCAACAGCATGCTGGCAAACGCCATCCACAAAGTCGAGCGGACGGTCAAATGGTCCAGCGCAGCGATGCGCGTTCGGCGGTAAGGAACCGACTCAGGGGGCTCACTGCTTCCAACGACAGAAGCAGAAGATTCGGGTACGACGTCAGCGTTACTCATGGTAAGCCCTCTGTGGGGTTTCAAAAAACTCAGGATACTGAATTTCAGCCCCGTCCGCTCGATTAAATACCCATGCTTTCACCCAGTTGTACGGGTTTGGCGGGCGACCATTCGGGGTTGAAGTTCAGCGCATCTTTGCGAAACAGCAAAACGACGGTAGAGCCAAGCAAGAAACGGCCCATCTCATCACCCTGCTTGAGAACTACGTTACCCGGCTCGTAATGCCACTCTGTCACCTGTGGCAATCGCGGGGGGTTCACCAGGCCATGCCAGGTGGTTGCCATACTGCCGACCACGGTGGCACCCACCAAAGTCAACACAAACTCACCATGGGGCGAATCGAACACGCAGACTACCCGCTCGTTGCGTGCAAACAGGCCCGGCACGCCGCGGGCTGTCGTGGGGTTGACTGAAAACAAGTCACCCGGCACATAGATCATGCGGCGCAATTCACCGTCACAGGGCATGTGGATGCGGTGGTAGTCGCGCGGGCTGAGGTAAATGGTAGCGAAGGTGCCGTGGTCGAACTGAGCGGCCAACTCGGCATCGCCACCCACCAGAGCCGTGCTGCTGTAGTGGTGACCCTTGGCCTGGAATATCTGGTCCTTGTCGATCGCACCGAACTGACTGATCGCGCCATCCACAGGGCACACAAAGGGTGCGTGTGCCAGGGGGCGGACACCAGGCTTCAAAGCCCGGGTAAAAAACTCGTTGAAGGTCGGGTACGCGGCGGGGTCTGGATTGGCGGCTTCCGCCATGTTGACTTTGTATTTGCCGATGAACCAGCGAATCAGCGCCGTTGTAGCCTTACCCCCGCGCGCGCCAGCCACCAGACCGGCAAACGCCGTAAGGGCTTTTTTGGGGAGTAGGTACTGCGGGAGTACGGCGAGGGCATCAGACACAGGGCAACTCCCGAAAGAAAAAGAGGGCCATTCTACTGACGCCTCTTGTTCTCGATAGAGCGTTTCCCCCTACTTTCCCGGATCTCAGGAATCGGCGGTGAATCCGATTTTCTTGATCAAGGGCCCCCAGGTGTCGAACTCTGATTTTTGCCAGCGGGCTTGCTCTTCAGGGGTGGAGCCGCGGGGAATCAAGCCGACCAGCGCCAAGCTGTCGATGACCGATTTCTCCTTCAAGGCTGCGTTGATCGCCGTGCTAGCGGCCGTCACCACTGACTTCGGAGTGTTTGCAGGCGCATAGAAACCGAACCACTCTTCGGTCGTCAGCTCCGGGAAACCCTGTTCGGCAAAGGTAGGGACCTCGGGCGCGTACGGCGAGCGGTTGGGGCCGGAGGTAGCCAGAATGCGCAACTTGCCAGCCTTGTAATTGGCCAGGTAGTCGCCGTGCGGCGTCACCATGGCGGCCACTTGACCACCCACCAGATCGGTCACGCCGGGCACCGAGCCGCGATACGGCACATGCCGGAGGTCCACCCCGCTATTGATGCCCAGCAAAGCGCCAATGAAATGCGGTGTGGAGCCCGCCCCGGGCGAACCGTAACTCGCATCCTTGGGGTTGGCCTTGGCCCACGCCAGGAAATCCTTCACTGTCCGGACATTGGCAGGCACCATGGGGCCCACCGCCAGGCCGTGGTGCATGATGGCCGCGATGGAGACAGGGGCGAAGTCCTTGTCGGTGTAGGGCATCTTGTTGAAGATGTGCGGATAGTTAGCAAGCGCTGACACCTGCGAGAGCGCCAGCACCGAACCATCGGCCGGCGCGCTTTTGAGGGCCTCGAGGGCGATACGACCGCCAGCGCCGGGCTTGTTTTCCACAATGCCTGCGTTTTTACTGAAGGGCGTACCCGCCCACTTTTCCGCGACCCGGCGCGCCACGGTGTCGCCGGAACTTCCCGGCGGGAAGCCGAAATACACCTTGACTTGGTCTACCTGCGCTTGCGCAGTGAGTGGATAAAGCGCGCCCAAAGCAGCGCTGCTGCCCAAGGCCTGAATGAGTTGCCTGCGAGTGAACATGGTTGTCTCCTATTTTTAATTGGCAGGTTGCACAGGGAAAGAAATGCTGCTGAGTTAGCGGGGCGCCATGCGCAGCGCGCCATCGAGCCGGATCACCTCGCCATTGAGGTGTCCATTGGTCACGATGTGGCAGGCCAGTTCGGCGAACTCTTGTGGTTTGCCCAAGCGTGGCGGGAAGGGAATGCTGGCCGCAAGAGATTGCTGCACGGCTTCCGGCAACTCCTTCATCAAGGGGGTGGCAAACAAACCGGGGGCTACCGTGCACACCCGAATCGCGTGCTGCGCGAGGTCTCGGGCCATGGGCAGCGTCATGCCGACCAGGCCACCCTTGGATGCGCTGT from the Rhodoferax potami genome contains:
- a CDS encoding DUF3108 domain-containing protein encodes the protein MPPDSFATTSRRALLTLAAAWAGSSWAQTSPAEAAPASAGLYQPPPSARIAYDVDGLIGGSSYSGNAELVWTRDSKNYQTQLLIRKFGLTLQAWTSAGRLTARGLEPETFSSQKIGQAEIFAYFERDANRIRFSAGTPNAPLQRGAQDQLSVFMQLASLLGGAGTSATSGKAIGMQAIGDRYAEQWSFHPSAPETVKLPSGALQAIKLTHEPTAERKQRLDLWYAPTPHYVPVRIRITEANGDYLDLVGANTQFR
- a CDS encoding BTH_I0359 family protein, which codes for MQTLYDSDSFSVTHMLANGEAEGQAPEKTERYPLGVPSLARHGFEIVDKRSNKEVYLDGSWAELFQQHIMAWQVNTPTQEEVEDTLEQYAELAQTPVQIH
- the purU gene encoding formyltetrahydrofolate deformylase encodes the protein MSQTYILTFSCPDRLGLVHAVSGFLLERGGNIEEAAQYNDHDTGLFFMRVQFSCDSLSADELKAQIGTLGQTLQLQWSLHTQAQPVRTVIMVSKEGHCLNDLLFRWKSGLLPLDIRAIVSNHREFYQLAASYNVPFHHIPVTAATKEQAEAKQLEIIEAEGAELVVLARYMQILSDNMCQQLNGRAINIHHSFLPSFKGAKPYYQAHDRGVKLIGATAHYVTADLDEGPIIEQDVARVDHSRTVEDLTTLGRDTESQVLARAVKWHSEHRVLLNGHKTVIFR
- a CDS encoding methyl-accepting chemotaxis protein, with protein sequence MSNADVVPESSASVVGSSEPPESVPYRRTRIAALDHLTVRSTLWMAFASMLLGAVVIGVFSLFQMGRLNASTKVIYEQEYAAGQAAEEARSLILRASRAQTQLLTATTAAERDTLGAAIETSLADIAKRLDIIKGLSDSEETTATSQQLIDAMGSWTKRQRAYIALVKEQPLDLLQMSTDVPTEDARLLNDTRKLEKLVDTLVEQRAQSAKATIEMAGQIYQSSQMWVVGIMLLLLVLSLVISAWVTGRLSRQLGGEPAYAKSIASRIADGDLTMQIRLAPKDSDSLLYSLRDMQMKLSDTMRDIADSSKQVANASREISMGNLDLSQRTEQQSASLEKTSTNVEQMASLTRRYAESAAEAAQLSGNASRSARLGGEVVADVISTMEKISKSTQAIHGNISVIEGIAFQTNILALNAAVEAAHAGEQGRGFAVVAQEVRSLAERSAKAAREINALIEESTRQVTEGAELASKAGQTISEMAETVQQTSAVMDEISGASAQQNHGIEEINRAVAQLDDSTQQNAALVEEAAAAAQSLDEQAQSLDQLVGRFHLRS
- the asd gene encoding archaetidylserine decarboxylase (Phosphatidylserine decarboxylase is synthesized as a single chain precursor. Generation of the pyruvoyl active site from a Ser is coupled to cleavage of a Gly-Ser bond between the larger (beta) and smaller (alpha chains). It is an integral membrane protein.), translating into MSDALAVLPQYLLPKKALTAFAGLVAGARGGKATTALIRWFIGKYKVNMAEAANPDPAAYPTFNEFFTRALKPGVRPLAHAPFVCPVDGAISQFGAIDKDQIFQAKGHHYSSTALVGGDAELAAQFDHGTFATIYLSPRDYHRIHMPCDGELRRMIYVPGDLFSVNPTTARGVPGLFARNERVVCVFDSPHGEFVLTLVGATVVGSMATTWHGLVNPPRLPQVTEWHYEPGNVVLKQGDEMGRFLLGSTVVLLFRKDALNFNPEWSPAKPVQLGESMGI
- a CDS encoding Bug family tripartite tricarboxylate transporter substrate binding protein — translated: MFTRRQLIQALGSSAALGALYPLTAQAQVDQVKVYFGFPPGSSGDTVARRVAEKWAGTPFSKNAGIVENKPGAGGRIALEALKSAPADGSVLALSQVSALANYPHIFNKMPYTDKDFAPVSIAAIMHHGLAVGPMVPANVRTVKDFLAWAKANPKDASYGSPGAGSTPHFIGALLGINSGVDLRHVPYRGSVPGVTDLVGGQVAAMVTPHGDYLANYKAGKLRILATSGPNRSPYAPEVPTFAEQGFPELTTEEWFGFYAPANTPKSVVTAASTAINAALKEKSVIDSLALVGLIPRGSTPEEQARWQKSEFDTWGPLIKKIGFTADS